One genomic segment of Bos javanicus breed banteng chromosome 23, ARS-OSU_banteng_1.0, whole genome shotgun sequence includes these proteins:
- the SAYSD1 gene encoding SAYSvFN domain-containing protein 1, protein MEQRLAEFRAARKRAGLVAEPSTSSQSTQTSGEKAEAATTPKAPSGWLKRFLVWKPRPPSAQAQPSLAQGAAGPGGLESQPPWSPAEEAPPPPRPPPPQPLTPQDRSLLTSVTLLKVLLWLVLLGLFVELEFGLAYFVLSLFYWMYVGMRGPEEKMQGEKSAYSVFNPGCEAIQGSLTAEQLERELHLRPLPRR, encoded by the exons ATGGAGCAGCGGCTAGCTGAGTTCCGGGCGGCCCGGAAGCGAGCCGGGCTGGTGGCTGAACCCAGCACTTCAAGCCAGAGTACACAAACCTCGGGAGAGAAGGCAGAAGCAGCTACGACTCCCAAAGCACCCTCAGGCTGGCTAAAACGGTTCCTGGTGTGGAAACCGAGGCCACCGAGTGCCCAGGCCCAGCCCAGCCTCGCTCAG GGAGCAGCAGGGCCCGGGGGCCTCGAGTCACAGCCACCATGGAGTCCAGCCGAAGAAGCCCCGCcaccgccgcggccgccgccacCGCAGCCCCTGACCCCGCAGGACCGGTCTCTCCTGACCAGCGTCACCCTGTTGAAGGTGCTCCTCTGGTTGGTCCTGCTGGGGCTGTTTGTGGAGCTGGAATTTGGCCTGGCCTATTTTGTCCTGTCCCTGTTCTACTGGATGTATGTGGGGATGCGAGGCCCCGAGGAGAAGATGCAGGGGGAGAAAAGTGCCTACTCGGTGTTCAACCCGGGCTGCGAGGCAATCCAGGGCAGCCTGACCGCCGAGCAGCTGGAGCGCGAGCTGCACCTGAGGCCTCTGCCGCGGAGATAG